In Phormidium yuhuli AB48, one genomic interval encodes:
- the hepT gene encoding type VII toxin-antitoxin system HepT family RNase toxin, with the protein MSQFDASVVWRRLQKINSFVARLKKFETITLADYLESEDNQLIAERLIQLCTEAALDINKYILSQLGVLDNKTHWTNKDYFLEASRQNILTPDVARELADAASMRNILVHLYLDINPEIVFNSIQKSIMYYPLYVSQIAKYLDSLINTAQN; encoded by the coding sequence ATGAGTCAATTTGATGCTAGCGTTGTTTGGCGAAGACTGCAAAAAATAAATTCATTCGTTGCCAGGTTGAAAAAATTTGAAACGATAACTTTAGCTGATTATCTTGAGAGTGAAGATAATCAATTGATTGCTGAGCGTCTGATTCAACTTTGTACAGAAGCAGCATTAGATATCAACAAATATATTCTATCTCAACTGGGAGTTTTGGACAATAAAACACATTGGACTAACAAAGATTACTTTCTGGAGGCTAGTCGTCAGAACATTCTAACCCCAGATGTAGCTCGCGAGTTGGCAGATGCAGCCAGTATGAGGAACATTCTTGTTCATCTTTATCTCGATATAAATCCAGAAATTGTCTTTAATTCAATTCAAAAAAGTATTATGTATTACCCATTGTATGTATCCCAAATTGCAAAATATCTTGACTCTCTGATAAACACAGCACAAAACTAA
- a CDS encoding ATP phosphoribosyltransferase regulatory subunit, whose product MTVHQPPAGARDLLPLDVTQKQWIERRLQDAFRRWGYHRIITSTLERLDTLMAGGAIDRRTVVQFQNNDDELLGLRPELTASIARAAVSRLSDSSFPQRLYYNANVFRRSGSSAYGRQQEFYQAGVELLGASGPVADAEVLLLLADSLNRLGVEDVQVVLGEAQLTRSLLEPFPEPSRTAIRAAIADLDYVAIATLELSPQLRDRALSLFNLRGTPDEVLQRLQAFQLPESATAALDNLTALLKILKATQPGFYEQIVLDLSLIETFNYYTGIVFEVVGHSHSDRQLLGKGGRYDDLLELYHPQRQACSGIGFSLNLEDLHHLLLGGDQLPERTPSSDWLVVPRSPEAQAAAFAFAAQLRQKEALIRVELCLDSPQEAQAVRESARRRRIAQIAWVAADGTQETELVNSSAEG is encoded by the coding sequence ATGACAGTACACCAACCTCCCGCTGGGGCGCGGGATCTCCTGCCCCTCGATGTCACCCAGAAACAATGGATTGAACGGCGTTTGCAAGATGCGTTCCGCCGCTGGGGCTATCACCGTATTATCACGTCAACCTTAGAACGCCTCGATACCCTCATGGCGGGAGGTGCGATTGATCGCCGTACTGTCGTCCAGTTCCAAAATAACGACGATGAACTTCTGGGGCTGCGGCCGGAACTCACCGCCTCGATTGCTCGGGCCGCCGTCAGTCGTCTCTCGGACTCTAGCTTCCCCCAACGACTCTACTACAATGCCAATGTCTTCCGTCGCAGTGGCAGTTCAGCTTATGGTCGCCAACAGGAGTTTTATCAGGCTGGGGTGGAACTGTTGGGGGCTAGTGGCCCGGTGGCGGATGCGGAAGTGTTGCTGTTGTTGGCGGATAGTTTAAACCGCCTCGGGGTTGAGGATGTGCAGGTGGTTCTGGGGGAAGCTCAACTGACGCGATCGCTCCTCGAACCCTTCCCAGAACCCAGCCGCACGGCAATTCGCGCCGCCATTGCCGACCTCGATTATGTGGCGATCGCCACTCTGGAGTTGTCCCCGCAATTGCGCGATCGCGCCCTCAGTCTCTTTAATCTCCGGGGAACCCCAGATGAGGTGTTGCAGCGATTACAAGCGTTTCAACTCCCCGAGAGCGCCACGGCGGCCCTGGATAACCTCACGGCCCTCCTGAAGATTCTTAAGGCAACTCAGCCCGGGTTTTATGAGCAGATTGTCCTGGATTTGAGCCTGATTGAAACCTTTAATTACTATACGGGGATTGTCTTTGAGGTGGTGGGCCACAGTCACAGCGATCGCCAACTGCTGGGGAAAGGGGGCCGCTATGATGACCTGTTGGAACTGTATCACCCTCAACGTCAAGCCTGTTCCGGGATTGGCTTCTCTCTCAACCTAGAAGACTTGCATCATCTGCTCCTCGGCGGCGACCAACTCCCTGAGAGGACCCCCTCTAGTGATTGGCTGGTGGTCCCTCGCTCCCCGGAGGCCCAGGCGGCGGCCTTTGCCTTTGCGGCACAGTTGCGGCAAAAAGAGGCGTTAATCCGGGTGGAACTCTGTCTGGACTCTCCTCAGGAGGCGCAGGCGGTGCGGGAGAGCGCCCGTCGCCGTCGTATCGCTCAGATTGCTTGGGTGGCGGCCGATGGGACTCAAGAAACAGAGTTGGTAAATTCTTCAGCTGAGGGGTGA
- a CDS encoding helix-turn-helix transcriptional regulator: protein MSRKKETITLSIPPGTKAKLEAIARRLGIMWGKSPSISGLIVAIAEAEYELGEKFTLTPEQIKVLDHATQLLTDTGFIAEAETLLQLMLDRGDLDSASRQALMKTLSKTGQAWRTLIEDYRQKQQSFRVLYRNSQGEENTYTARYVQSDFHEKRYYLHIWCDETEDVRDSDFPELNHNRCLRRDRILSIVPTDVPWREEGLDTIKVHLHFYRGLAKAYDGREGDIEDEIVDDVRRVVRDVANPFWLLREIRRYGPDCEIISPLRLRELLAQEHHQMWQRYSGPPPSVPLFKTASYSSSGYKK, encoded by the coding sequence ATGTCACGGAAAAAAGAGACGATTACACTGTCAATTCCCCCAGGAACCAAGGCCAAATTGGAGGCGATCGCCCGTCGTCTCGGGATTATGTGGGGCAAATCCCCCAGTATCTCGGGACTCATCGTCGCCATTGCCGAAGCCGAGTATGAACTTGGCGAAAAATTTACACTGACACCGGAGCAAATCAAGGTGCTAGACCATGCCACCCAACTCCTAACGGACACAGGATTCATTGCCGAAGCCGAAACCCTCTTACAACTGATGCTCGATCGCGGCGACCTAGATTCCGCCAGCCGTCAGGCACTCATGAAGACACTGAGTAAGACGGGACAGGCCTGGCGTACTCTCATCGAAGACTATCGCCAAAAACAGCAATCCTTCCGGGTTCTCTATCGCAATAGCCAGGGAGAGGAGAACACCTACACGGCTCGTTACGTCCAGTCCGATTTCCATGAGAAACGCTACTATCTGCACATTTGGTGTGACGAGACGGAAGATGTGCGAGATAGTGACTTTCCTGAATTGAATCACAACCGCTGTTTACGGCGCGATCGTATCCTGTCCATTGTCCCCACCGATGTCCCCTGGCGTGAGGAGGGTTTGGATACCATCAAAGTACACTTACACTTTTATCGTGGCTTAGCAAAGGCCTATGACGGCCGTGAGGGTGACATTGAGGATGAGATAGTTGATGACGTTCGCCGGGTTGTGCGTGACGTCGCGAATCCCTTCTGGTTGCTGCGAGAGATTCGCCGCTATGGCCCAGATTGTGAAATCATCTCACCGCTTCGCCTACGGGAGTTGTTGGCCCAGGAACATCATCAGATGTGGCAACGCTACTCCGGTCCTCCGCCTTCAGTTCCTTTATTTAAGACGGCATCCTACTCGTCGTCGGGATACAAAAAATGA
- a CDS encoding J domain-containing protein yields MSFSFDVNRGLFTLDFTDHHAILGVSLDAETKAIRKRYLNIARCLHPDVCQADDRELAQSVLSKLVNPAYSKFSNERESSDYTILLRMLAKRLQQEYGQVDLQSDIAKSLVEANNYEALYEKAVTELAQHQYQDLNRIEHYVGELSELNFVYLYRREQQNKGWAQPSKRPSPSPTAAPPPPPRASTNTFVEQYLQRARSLMEQKNFAYARKELQDALKLEPENSRCHGLLALVYLKQQEVQPSKVNLTMANSHTTKALKLDAKEPLALEARKTLTRMMARPSTAQTPPKSKPPKKSDKTKKSDKGGGGLFGLFGNKKN; encoded by the coding sequence ATGTCGTTCTCTTTTGACGTTAACCGGGGCTTATTTACCCTGGACTTCACCGATCATCATGCCATTCTCGGGGTGAGCTTGGATGCCGAGACCAAAGCCATTCGCAAACGTTATCTCAATATCGCCCGCTGCTTACATCCTGATGTCTGTCAGGCGGACGATCGCGAGTTGGCCCAATCGGTTCTCTCCAAACTGGTGAACCCCGCCTACAGCAAGTTTTCCAACGAACGGGAATCCTCAGACTATACCATCCTCTTGCGGATGCTGGCTAAGCGACTGCAACAGGAATATGGTCAAGTCGACCTCCAGTCAGACATCGCCAAAAGCCTAGTTGAGGCCAATAACTATGAGGCCCTGTACGAAAAGGCGGTTACAGAACTGGCTCAACACCAATATCAAGACCTCAACCGCATCGAGCATTATGTGGGTGAACTCAGCGAGTTGAACTTCGTCTATCTCTACCGTCGGGAACAACAAAACAAAGGCTGGGCCCAACCATCTAAACGCCCTTCTCCCAGTCCAACCGCTGCACCCCCACCGCCGCCGCGCGCCTCCACCAATACCTTCGTGGAACAGTATCTGCAACGGGCGCGATCGCTCATGGAGCAGAAAAACTTTGCCTATGCTCGCAAAGAACTCCAGGATGCCCTAAAACTTGAACCGGAGAATAGCCGCTGTCATGGACTCCTGGCCTTGGTGTATCTCAAACAACAAGAGGTGCAACCGAGTAAAGTCAACCTAACCATGGCCAACTCCCACACGACCAAGGCCTTAAAACTCGATGCGAAAGAACCTCTAGCCCTGGAAGCCCGCAAAACTCTAACCCGGATGATGGCCCGGCCCAGCACAGCCCAGACACCACCCAAGAGCAAGCCTCCCAAGAAATCTGATAAAACTAAAAAGTCAGATAAAGGGGGCGGTGGACTCTTTGGCCTCTTTGGCAATAAGAAAAACTAA
- the cas7d gene encoding type I-D CRISPR-associated protein Cas7/Csc2, with the protein MSIERLTPFLAPQYENFPKGRTIGVVVLRTTKSETIFRTEGTGEPMCSEYVQAGLEDTNSIPRLLMTKRKQIAPERRRGREFLRNHELLRTAPKGGTICSLNTNAPCELCIDCFLYGFAAGGEGAQKSRVWTEDAFTVLPATELVGDRTINAIFENGTMRDEQNKASTALNTSEYIKPGTHFLDIVTFKDVTADELRYALGNLLLTTRYGAVSSRVGRMDNQILGVFGGMVELPSSLELVQGVYDRLLNDNTALEHPLDSKMLTEATEAILNTWTQKRGISMKLSPDELNDLIEDVDRHWSLEEQANFLKRLDESYEPYRQIKAKAKADNTKGRKTKS; encoded by the coding sequence ATGTCTATCGAACGTTTAACCCCCTTTCTCGCTCCTCAGTACGAAAACTTCCCTAAAGGACGCACCATTGGCGTTGTCGTCTTGCGAACCACCAAATCCGAAACCATTTTCCGCACGGAAGGGACTGGAGAACCCATGTGTAGTGAGTATGTTCAAGCCGGTTTGGAAGATACAAATTCCATTCCCCGCTTGTTGATGACGAAGCGGAAACAGATTGCCCCAGAACGGCGGCGGGGACGGGAGTTTTTACGCAATCATGAGTTACTTAGGACTGCACCCAAAGGAGGAACTATCTGCTCTCTAAATACCAATGCCCCTTGTGAATTGTGTATCGATTGTTTCCTTTATGGCTTTGCCGCTGGGGGTGAAGGGGCGCAAAAAAGTCGGGTTTGGACGGAGGATGCCTTTACAGTTTTACCCGCAACGGAGTTAGTGGGCGATCGCACCATTAACGCGATTTTTGAAAATGGCACGATGCGGGATGAACAAAATAAAGCTTCCACTGCCCTCAACACCAGTGAATACATCAAACCGGGAACCCATTTTCTCGACATTGTCACCTTCAAAGATGTGACCGCTGATGAATTGCGGTATGCCCTGGGCAACCTGTTACTGACCACTCGCTATGGGGCAGTCTCTAGCCGGGTGGGACGGATGGATAACCAGATTTTAGGGGTCTTTGGCGGCATGGTGGAACTCCCCAGTTCCCTCGAACTTGTGCAAGGGGTATATGACCGTCTCCTCAACGACAACACCGCCCTAGAACATCCCTTGGATAGCAAGATGTTAACTGAGGCGACTGAGGCAATTCTCAACACTTGGACCCAGAAACGCGGGATTTCTATGAAACTCTCCCCCGATGAACTCAATGACTTGATTGAAGATGTCGATCGCCATTGGTCTTTAGAGGAACAGGCTAACTTCCTCAAACGGCTAGATGAGTCCTACGAACCCTATCGTCAAATTAAAGCCAAAGCCAAAGCCGACAACACCAAAGGACGCAAGACCAAATCTTAA
- a CDS encoding CRISPR-associated protein Csc3, with protein MLRLCEEIEGRSPNLEERYFSEIRPRLYENHGKHAQYGTRARRSLAEHLDSACQFVLTASRRAEWTEERRSHILAATAVHDLNKLDDQGRNVKTLARDRPFLEAQLHRACVAEFIRSDDDLELIRRLIERHSGHNVSDGMRFLPEDPDINRQAALLVAGDLFDLGIEEDQRIRKVETELTVALQRPYRLFKVRLTEDRGYFTALLLEACEQVLAANHLIPLAINPDGQLFLGEAFPEEDLAPAIARQWQRQIDAVFGANVAQLVQPSKDGIKIDDQAVQQNPDGALNQVDALLVKKAKGYKADKVAQDIQKYSSDAEAVRVAANLGLQPVSNAEEFAQSEALKCAYLSYRQADVSPQVAWDRIAEIVGLSPEQRQALEPFNAQYGRCLFAAKAVRGGLETIERAIEDSFEQRRSQGEESVSEDLIQAVRELLNLPQSQPFSGFDQLNAYIQANPRKRCSLGSMTGEISELKSPQMPPGTKVQSFSNRLPGGMSGDPKRRGDALSALSYQLMAVGSNFPKTVKQDPLYLHLALPPGSSLELRRIWRKCLQRIAETHEDGTVTVDELQLYRDHAVVFKANKVVGLAVPKRSQFVHGTVTIPILWGEVNSSLALLKSLRLGLEMSLALDMGFPLVVSSNLELKPSWDYFATVDGIPSSLRPLLGDGQYYRQGQLLKTENGQRLTAETVLLRLRCLGDLAIAISGLRKKDDCFYQLARATVRPITLYYVLLRWILREQDDPHLEHFWKKISTPLNQLLESLMSEEHQQVSDYLKRAAYLAESATLRGSSFRRTAQTEPFSDFLKAVRSKKSHLDWETMFAALVQQYHNRLDRIREYQVGATKYEQIKGFYDVLKKMFEDVYDCRPERLLTDGKTLEAAYLFFLQEARQKIKAEREKNPESEASPTSSET; from the coding sequence ATGTTACGTTTATGTGAGGAGATTGAGGGGCGATCGCCCAACCTGGAAGAACGATATTTCAGCGAAATCCGCCCCCGACTCTATGAAAACCACGGTAAACACGCCCAATATGGCACTCGGGCCCGGCGTAGTCTGGCCGAACATCTCGATTCCGCCTGTCAGTTCGTCCTAACGGCGAGTCGCCGGGCGGAGTGGACCGAGGAGAGGCGATCGCACATCCTGGCCGCCACCGCCGTTCACGACCTCAATAAACTCGATGACCAGGGGCGCAACGTCAAAACCTTAGCCCGCGATCGCCCCTTCCTGGAGGCACAACTTCATCGCGCCTGTGTGGCCGAGTTTATCCGCAGCGATGACGACCTAGAACTCATCCGTCGTCTCATTGAACGGCATTCAGGCCATAACGTCAGCGATGGGATGCGCTTCTTACCCGAAGACCCCGATATCAACCGCCAGGCCGCCCTCCTGGTGGCGGGAGACTTATTCGACTTGGGCATTGAGGAAGACCAACGGATTCGCAAAGTTGAAACCGAACTCACCGTCGCCCTGCAACGACCCTATCGTCTATTCAAAGTGCGACTGACCGAAGATCGCGGCTACTTCACCGCCCTATTACTGGAGGCCTGTGAACAAGTCTTGGCGGCGAATCACCTCATCCCCCTGGCCATTAACCCGGATGGTCAACTGTTTTTAGGGGAGGCCTTCCCCGAGGAAGATTTGGCCCCCGCCATTGCCCGCCAATGGCAACGTCAAATTGATGCCGTCTTTGGGGCCAACGTCGCCCAACTGGTCCAACCCAGTAAAGATGGCATTAAAATCGATGACCAAGCCGTCCAACAAAACCCAGACGGGGCTTTGAATCAGGTCGATGCCCTCTTGGTGAAAAAAGCCAAAGGCTACAAAGCCGACAAAGTGGCCCAAGACATCCAAAAATATAGTAGCGATGCCGAAGCCGTCCGTGTTGCTGCCAACCTGGGATTACAACCGGTCTCCAACGCCGAGGAATTTGCCCAATCCGAAGCCTTGAAATGCGCCTATCTCAGTTATCGCCAAGCCGACGTGTCTCCCCAGGTAGCCTGGGACCGCATCGCCGAAATCGTGGGACTCTCCCCGGAACAGCGTCAGGCCCTCGAACCCTTTAACGCCCAATATGGCCGCTGTTTATTTGCCGCTAAAGCCGTCAGGGGAGGGTTAGAGACCATTGAACGGGCGATCGAAGACTCCTTTGAACAGCGTCGCAGCCAGGGGGAGGAAAGCGTTTCCGAAGACCTCATCCAAGCCGTCAGAGAACTACTCAATCTACCCCAGAGTCAGCCGTTCAGCGGATTTGACCAACTCAATGCCTACATCCAAGCCAACCCGCGCAAACGCTGTTCCCTGGGCAGTATGACCGGCGAGATTAGCGAACTTAAATCGCCGCAAATGCCGCCGGGGACTAAGGTTCAGTCTTTTTCCAATCGTCTGCCGGGTGGGATGAGTGGCGACCCCAAACGGCGGGGAGATGCCCTCTCAGCCTTGAGTTACCAACTGATGGCGGTGGGGTCGAACTTCCCTAAAACGGTGAAACAAGATCCCCTCTATTTACATCTGGCCCTCCCCCCAGGGTCAAGTTTGGAACTACGGCGGATTTGGCGCAAGTGTCTGCAACGGATTGCAGAAACCCATGAGGATGGGACTGTTACTGTCGATGAACTGCAACTGTATCGGGATCATGCTGTTGTGTTCAAGGCCAATAAAGTGGTGGGGTTAGCGGTTCCCAAACGTTCCCAGTTTGTCCATGGAACTGTCACCATTCCCATTCTTTGGGGAGAGGTCAATTCCTCCCTGGCCCTCTTGAAATCCTTACGTTTAGGGTTAGAAATGAGTTTGGCACTGGATATGGGATTTCCTCTTGTGGTCAGTTCTAACTTAGAACTTAAACCCAGTTGGGACTATTTTGCCACGGTGGATGGGATTCCTTCGTCTCTCCGTCCTCTGTTGGGAGATGGGCAGTATTACCGCCAGGGACAGTTGTTGAAAACGGAGAACGGTCAACGCCTAACGGCTGAAACGGTTTTGTTGCGCTTGCGCTGTTTAGGGGATTTGGCGATCGCCATCTCGGGGTTACGCAAAAAAGACGATTGTTTCTATCAGCTTGCCCGAGCCACAGTCCGACCCATCACCCTCTATTACGTCCTCTTGCGCTGGATTTTGCGAGAACAGGATGACCCCCATTTAGAGCATTTCTGGAAAAAAATTTCTACCCCCCTCAATCAACTCCTGGAGAGCCTTATGTCTGAAGAACATCAACAGGTTTCTGACTACCTCAAACGAGCTGCCTATCTGGCTGAATCTGCCACTCTACGGGGCAGTTCCTTTCGCCGCACTGCCCAAACGGAACCCTTTAGTGATTTTCTCAAAGCGGTGCGATCTAAAAAATCTCATCTCGATTGGGAGACGATGTTTGCCGCCTTAGTGCAGCAATATCACAATCGCTTAGACCGGATTCGGGAATATCAGGTTGGGGCAACTAAGTATGAGCAAATTAAAGGCTTTTATGATGTCTTAAAAAAGATGTTTGAAGATGTCTATGATTGCCGTCCAGAACGGTTGCTGACAGATGGTAAAACCTTGGAAGCGGCGTATCTTTTCTTCTTGCAGGAGGCACGTCAAAAAATCAAGGCAGAACGGGAGAAAAATCCTGAATCTGAAGCTTCTCCGACATCTTCTGAAACTTGA
- a CDS encoding DUF4149 domain-containing protein translates to MTALSAWIRKTPSWQAIISLSLALWFGASLVLDFVMMPGMYSMGMMSQPDFASMGYSTFERFNHLELLFGAIALTGVLVLNQQQHFFGSQTRKAIMLSTLLLGIAIAYTYLFTPQMSAMGMSLTPLEPLAEFPPLMETMQQGYWVLEVLKLASAWILLRLCHRQMQTP, encoded by the coding sequence ATGACTGCACTCAGCGCCTGGATTCGCAAAACCCCTTCTTGGCAAGCCATCATTAGCTTAAGTTTGGCCCTGTGGTTTGGTGCAAGTCTGGTCTTAGACTTTGTGATGATGCCCGGAATGTACAGCATGGGCATGATGAGTCAACCGGATTTCGCCAGCATGGGGTACAGCACCTTTGAGCGGTTTAATCATCTCGAATTATTGTTTGGGGCGATCGCCCTCACGGGGGTACTCGTTCTCAATCAACAGCAACACTTTTTTGGGTCTCAAACCCGCAAAGCTATTATGTTATCCACGTTGCTGTTAGGAATTGCGATCGCCTACACCTACCTGTTTACGCCACAGATGAGTGCGATGGGGATGTCCCTAACCCCCTTGGAGCCGCTGGCGGAGTTTCCCCCTCTGATGGAGACGATGCAGCAAGGCTATTGGGTGTTGGAAGTCCTCAAACTGGCCTCAGCCTGGATTCTACTCCGTCTCTGTCATCGCCAAATGCAGACACCCTAA
- a CDS encoding cation:proton antiporter — MDASFEITVLISLTVAVGIGSQVLAEYFRVPGIVFLLLMGILLGPSGLDWLHPGLLGGGLEVIVSLAVAIILFEGGLSLELRDLGRVSGSLRNLVSLGAFIAFVGGSLAAHSLAEFPWPIAFLYSALVVVTGPTVVAPLLKQVHVDRQVATLLEGEGVLIDPVGAILAVLVLDVVLNGDTDPLGVVTGLFLRLGLGLAVGGLGGWLLGRFITRANFLSEEIKNLVVLAGVWVLYSFSQFLVEESGLMTMVVAGLVMRASSLPEERLLRRFKSQLTVLAVSVLFVLLAADLSIPSIFALGWGSLGTVAVLMLVVRPINVWICTLNSPLNWRQKLFVSWIAPKGIISASVASLFSILLTERGINGGDAIKALVFLTIILTVMLQGLTARWLVGVLGLEATTATGVLIVGSNPLSRLIAQLFQDRGEAVVMIDTDAESCRLAENQGVKVFLSSALDTEVLEEAGLESMGTFLTMTSNGEVNMVLAQRAMEEFEPPRTLALLPREKTGTPTNKAKIRQAIAPDFPLKTWNKYLDDGEVKLGETVLEDHGFAFQKAHLQALIRSGELVPLLRERDGKLQVMSAADAWQKGDTIIYLLHAPKPKLLKRLSGSNHSTALKVEKLPEVEEVAVPASVRERANGQREEMAKRNPTEELKPTANDDNGQETLDKQGETPKGGKVQESPQFPNANESV, encoded by the coding sequence ATGGACGCTTCCTTCGAGATTACAGTTCTAATTTCCCTAACCGTAGCCGTTGGAATCGGCTCCCAAGTTCTGGCGGAATACTTTAGGGTTCCGGGTATCGTCTTTCTGCTCCTGATGGGAATCCTCCTCGGACCCAGCGGGTTAGACTGGCTACATCCTGGACTGTTAGGGGGTGGCCTAGAGGTGATTGTTTCCCTCGCTGTGGCCATTATCCTCTTTGAAGGGGGCTTAAGTTTAGAATTACGAGATTTAGGTCGAGTCTCAGGGAGTTTACGCAACCTCGTCAGTTTAGGAGCTTTTATTGCCTTTGTGGGTGGCAGTTTAGCAGCCCATAGCCTAGCTGAGTTTCCCTGGCCCATCGCCTTTCTCTATTCGGCCCTCGTGGTGGTCACGGGGCCCACGGTTGTCGCCCCCCTCCTCAAACAGGTTCATGTTGATCGCCAAGTGGCCACGCTCCTAGAAGGGGAAGGAGTGCTGATTGACCCAGTTGGGGCGATTTTAGCGGTCTTAGTCCTGGATGTTGTCCTCAACGGGGATACCGATCCCCTTGGGGTGGTCACCGGCTTATTCCTACGCTTAGGACTAGGGTTAGCCGTTGGCGGCTTAGGCGGTTGGCTCTTGGGGCGTTTCATTACCCGTGCGAATTTCCTCTCGGAAGAAATTAAAAATTTGGTGGTCTTAGCCGGGGTTTGGGTGCTGTATAGTTTCTCCCAGTTCCTCGTCGAAGAGTCGGGCTTGATGACCATGGTGGTGGCTGGGTTAGTGATGCGGGCCTCGTCGTTGCCCGAGGAACGGCTACTACGGCGTTTCAAAAGCCAGTTGACGGTTCTGGCGGTATCCGTTTTGTTTGTCCTGTTGGCCGCTGACCTCTCCATTCCCAGTATTTTTGCCCTGGGTTGGGGGAGTTTAGGGACCGTCGCCGTTTTGATGTTGGTGGTGCGCCCGATTAACGTCTGGATTTGTACCCTCAACAGTCCCCTCAACTGGCGACAAAAGTTGTTTGTCAGTTGGATTGCTCCTAAAGGAATTATTTCTGCTTCCGTGGCCTCTCTGTTCTCGATTCTCTTGACGGAACGGGGGATAAACGGGGGGGATGCTATTAAAGCCTTGGTGTTCCTGACGATTATCCTAACGGTGATGTTACAGGGTCTAACGGCTCGCTGGTTGGTGGGGGTATTAGGACTTGAGGCCACCACCGCCACTGGGGTCTTAATTGTCGGCTCGAATCCCCTCAGTCGCCTGATTGCCCAACTCTTTCAGGACCGGGGTGAGGCGGTGGTGATGATTGACACCGATGCCGAATCCTGTCGCTTGGCTGAGAACCAGGGGGTGAAGGTGTTTCTCAGTAGTGCCTTAGATACGGAGGTTCTTGAAGAAGCGGGGTTAGAGTCGATGGGAACCTTCCTCACAATGACCAGTAATGGGGAGGTGAATATGGTTCTGGCCCAGCGAGCGATGGAGGAGTTTGAACCCCCCCGCACTCTGGCCTTGCTACCTCGGGAGAAGACCGGAACCCCCACCAATAAGGCAAAAATTCGTCAGGCGATCGCCCCGGATTTCCCCTTGAAAACCTGGAACAAGTACCTCGATGATGGAGAAGTGAAGCTCGGAGAAACGGTCTTAGAAGACCATGGCTTTGCCTTTCAGAAGGCTCATTTACAGGCTTTAATTCGCTCTGGGGAGTTAGTGCCGTTATTACGGGAACGAGACGGTAAACTGCAAGTGATGTCGGCGGCGGATGCTTGGCAGAAGGGGGATACGATTATTTATCTCCTGCACGCCCCGAAACCGAAGTTATTAAAACGCCTCTCGGGGTCAAATCATAGTACGGCGTTGAAGGTGGAGAAGTTGCCGGAGGTTGAAGAGGTGGCGGTTCCCGCCTCAGTCCGGGAACGAGCCAATGGCCAACGGGAGGAAATGGCGAAGCGTAACCCCACGGAGGAGCTGAAACCGACGGCGAATGACGATAATGGTCAAGAGACCCTGGATAAGCAAGGTGAAACTCCTAAGGGGGGTAAGGTGCAAGAGTCGCCACAGTTCCCCAATGCCAATGAATCGGTTTGA
- the mntA gene encoding type VII toxin-antitoxin system MntA family adenylyltransferase antitoxin: MSNFLGLQVDLERLLHEIPYLKMLILFGSRARGDTHSNSDWDFAVLYNEELRRQTVEGFGWFRDIGIIGDCLNLNSDKIDVVEIERCSELMAHHIARDGKLIYEQEPGLFEDFKKENILSQKTIDDIIRESRSQVYQFLQKQGL; the protein is encoded by the coding sequence ATGTCAAATTTCTTAGGACTACAAGTCGATTTAGAGCGGTTATTACACGAAATACCTTACCTAAAGATGTTGATTTTATTTGGGTCTCGTGCTAGGGGTGATACCCATTCAAATAGTGATTGGGACTTTGCGGTTCTCTATAATGAAGAACTACGACGACAGACCGTTGAAGGGTTTGGCTGGTTTCGTGATATCGGTATTATTGGGGATTGTCTAAACTTAAATAGTGACAAGATTGATGTAGTTGAAATTGAACGCTGTTCTGAGTTAATGGCTCACCATATTGCTCGAGATGGCAAACTCATTTATGAGCAAGAACCCGGATTATTTGAAGATTTCAAAAAGGAAAATATTTTAAGCCAAAAGACGATTGATGATATTATCCGTGAATCAAGGTCGCAAGTCTATCAGTTTTTACAGAAACAAGGGCTATGA